A part of Loxodonta africana isolate mLoxAfr1 chromosome 11, mLoxAfr1.hap2, whole genome shotgun sequence genomic DNA contains:
- the AXL gene encoding tyrosine-protein kinase receptor UFO isoform X3 gives MNRMNGKWSANSGLPYFLEEPEDRTVAANIPFNLSCRAQGPPEPVDILWLRDAAPLAPTTGHGPQHTLQIPGLNKTSSFSCEAHNAKGVTTSRTAAITVLPQQPRDLHLVSSQPTELEVAWTPGLSGIYPLTHCTLQAVLSDDGVGIWLGEPDPPEEPLTLRASVPPHQLRLGSLHPHTSYHIRVACASSQGPSPWTHWLSVETPEGVPLGPPENVSAMRNGSQALVRWQEPRAPLQGTLLGYRLLYRGQDTPEVLMDIGLKQEVILEVQEEGTVPNLTVSVAAYTAAGDGPWSVPVPLEPWHPGQGQLIHQLVSEPPAPAFSWPWWYVLLGAVVAAACVLTLALFLIHRRKKETRYGEVFEPTVERGELVVRYRVRKSYSRRTTEATLNSLGISEELKEKLRDVMVDRHKVALGKTLGEGEFGAVMEGQLNQDDSVLKVAVKTMKIAICTRSELEDFLSEAVCMKEFDHPNVMRLIGVCFQGSEREGFPAPVVILPFMKHGDLHSFLLYSRLGDQPVFLPTQMLVKFMADIASGMEYLSTKRFIHRDLAARNCMLNENMSVCVADFGLSKKIYNGDYYRQGRIAKMPVKWIAIESLADRVYTSKSDVWSFGVTMWEIATRGQTPYPGVENSEIYDYLRQGNRLKQPVDCLDGLYALMSRCWELNPRDRPSFAELREDLENTLKALPPAQEPDEILYVNMDEGGGHPELLGAAGGADPPTQPDPKDSCSCLTAVEVHPAGRYVLCPSTAPGPTLPADRGSPALPGQEDGA, from the exons GCCTGAACAAAACATCCTCCTTCTCCTGTGAAGCCCATAACGCCAAGGGGGTCACCACATCCCGCACAGCTGCCATCACAG TGCTCCCCCAGCAGCCCCGTGACCTCCACCTTGTCTCCAGCCAGCCCACGGAGCTGGAGGTGGCTTGGACCCCAGGCCTGAGTGGCATCTACCCCCTCACCCACTGTACCCTGCAG GCTGTGCTTTCGGACGATGGGGTGGGCATCTGGTTGGGAGAACCAGACCCCCCAGAGGAACCCCTCACCTTGCGAGCCTCCGTGCCCCCCCACCAACTTCGGCTGGGCAGCCTCCATCCTCACACCTCTTATCACATCCGGGTGGCGTGTGCCAGCAGCCAGGGCCCCTCTCCCTGGACCCACTGGCTGTCTGTGGAGACCCCAGAGGGAG TGCCCCTGGGCCCTCCCGAGAACGTTAGTGCCATGCGGAATGGGAGCCAGGCCCTCGTGCGTTGGCAAGAGCCGCGGGCGCCCCTGCAGGGCACCCTGTTGGGGTACCGGCTGTTATATCGAGGCCAGGACACCCCCGAG GTGCTCATGGACATAGGACTAAAGCAAGAGGTGATCCTGGAGGTGCAGGAGGAAGGGACTGTGCCCAACCTGACGGTGTCCGTGGCAGCCTACACTGCTGCTGGGGATGGGCCCTGGAGTGTTCCCGTGCCTCTGGAGCCCTGGCACCCAG GGCAAGGACAGCTAATCCACCAGCTGG TGAGTGAACCCCCAGCCCCTGCCTTCTCATGGCCCTGGTGGTATGTACTACTGGGAGCAGTTGTGGCCGCTGCCTGTGTCCTCACCTTGGCCCTATTCCTCATCCACCGGCGGAAGAAGGAGACCCGCTATGG GGAGGTGTTTGAGCCAACAGTGGAGAGGGGCGAACTGGTGGTCAGGTACCGCGTCCGTAAATCTTACAGTCGCCGGACTACTGAAGCCACTT TGAACAGCCTGGGCATCAGCGAAGAGCTGAAGGAGAAACTGCGGGATGTGATGGTAGACCGGCATAAGGTGGCCCTGGGGAAGACCCTGGGAGAAG GAGAGTTTGGAGCTGTGATGGAGGGCCAACTCAACCAGGACGACTCTGTCCTCAAGGTGGCTGTGAAGACGATGAAGA TTGCCATCTGCACGAGGTCAGAGCTGGAGGATTTCCTGAGTGAAGCTGTCTGCATGAAGGAGTTCGACCACCCCAACGTCATGAGGCTCATCG GTGTCTGTTTCCAGGGCTCTGAACGAGAGGGCTTCCCGGCACCTGTGGTCATCTTGCCTTTCATGAAACACGGAGACCTCCACAGTTTCCTCCTCTATTCGCGACTCGGGGACCAGCCAGTG TTCCTGCCCACTCAGATGCTGGTGAAGTTTATGGCAGACATTGCCAGCGGCATGGAGTATCTGAGCACCAAAAGATTCATACACCGGGACCTGGCTGCCAGGAACTGCAT GCTGAACGAGAACATGTCCGTGTGTGTGGCGGACTTTGGGCTCTCCAAGAAGATCTACAACGGCGACTACTACCGCCAGGGACGCATCGCCAAGATGCCAGTCAAATGGATCGCCATTGAGAGCCTGGCCGACAGAGTCTACACCAGCAAGAGCGACGTG TGGTCCTTTGGGGTGACGATGTGGGAGATTGCCACGCGGGGTCAAACCCCATACCCAGGCGTGGAGAACAGCGAGATTTACGACTACCTGCGCCAGGGAAACCGCCTGAAGCAGCCTGTGGACTGTCTGGATGGACT GTATGCCCTGATGTCCCGTTGCTGGGAGTTAAACCCCCGGGACCGGCCGAGTTTTGCAGAACTGCGGGAGGACCTGGAGAACACGCTGAAGGCCCTGCCCCCTGCTCAGGAGCCAGATGAAATCCTCTACGTCAACATGGATGAGGGTGGGGGTCATCCTGAACTCCTTGGAGCTGCTGGAGGAGCTGACCCCCCAACCCAGCCTGATCCTAAGGATTCCTGCAGCTGTCTCACTGCAGTCGAGGTCCATCCAGCTGGACGCTATGTCCTCTGCCCTTCCACAGCCCCCGGTCCCACCCTGCCTGCCGACAGGGGCTCCCCAGCACTCCCAGGGCAGGAGGATGGAGCCTGA